From one Rattus norvegicus strain BN/NHsdMcwi chromosome 7, GRCr8, whole genome shotgun sequence genomic stretch:
- the Dgka gene encoding diacylglycerol kinase alpha isoform X1: MGSCLLRCAEAYPLKSKHKRLYNQVISAISLKQRRKMAKDKGLISPEDFAQLQKYIDYSTKSVSDVLKVFEMNKYCQGDEIGYLGFEQFLKMYLEVEEVPHHLCWTLFWSFHSSQDLDEETESKANVICLSDVYCYFTLLEGGSPEDKLELLGLRPTMPGLGMNSLALSHKLTQFLKHFTVTFKLYDMDRNGILDSTEVEKIILQMMRVAEYLDWDVSELRPILQEMMKEMDRDGSGCVSLAEWVRAGATTVPLLVLLGIDMTMKDDGHHIWRPKRFSRPVYCNLCELSIGLGKQGLSCNLCKYIVHDHCAMKAQPCEVSTYAKSRKDIGVSDPMPAHSHTANPILALVPIPFLPSLLSTHEVLPDKGFPLSPKVQPHVWVRGGCHSGRCDRCQKKIRTYHSLTGLHCVWCHLEIHDDCLQAVGPECDCGLLRDHILPPCSIYPRVLVSGQECKQKTTDVTSLCTPEAFRIEPVSNTHPLLVFINPKSGGKQGQSVLWKFQYILNPRQVFNLKDGPEPGLRFFKDVPQFRVLVCGGDGTVGWILETIDKANFPIVPPVAVLPLGTGNDLARCLRWGRGYEGENLRKILKDIEISKVVYLDRWLLEVIPQQNGEKSDPVPSQIINNYFSIGVDASIAHRFHLMREKYPEKFNSRMKNKLWYLEFATSESIFSTCKKLEESVTVEICGKLLDLSDLSLEGIAVLNIPSMHGGSNLWGDTKRPHGDTCGINQALGSVAKIITDPDILKTCVPDMSDKRLEVVGIEGVIEMGQIYTRLKSAGHRLAKCSEITFQTTKTLPMQVDGEPWMQAPCTVSIVYACRGWTLRLLEPKSPFYSFFTSPWHPRFPCAPLFPISGFLSNPRNSSRTLML; the protein is encoded by the exons ATGGGGTCCTGCCTTCTGAGGTGTGCTGAG GCTTACCCTCTGAAAAGCAAACATAAGAGGCTGTACAACCAGGTTATCTCTGCGATCAGCCTCAAGCAGAGAAGAAAGATGGCCAAAGACAAGGGCCTCATCAGCCCAGAAGACTTTGCCCAGCTGCAAAAGTACATAGACT ACTCCACCAAAAGTGTCAGCGATGTGCTGAAGGTCTTTGAGATGAACAAATATTGCCAAGGAGAT GAGATTGGGTACCTGGGATTTGAACAGTTCCTGAAAATGTATCTGGAAGTGGAGGAGGTTCCCCATCACCTATGCTGGACTCTGTTTTGGTCCTTCCATAGCAGTCAAGACTTGGATGAGGAGACTGAGTCAAAAG CCAATGTGATCTGTCTCAGTGACGTCTACTGCTACTTCACCCTCCTGGAAGGCGGCAGTCCGGAAGACAAGCTAGAGT tgctgggattacggcccaccatgcctggccttggGATGAATTCTTTGGCTCTCTCTCATAAACTGACCCAGTTCCTCAAACACTTCACAGTCACCTTCAAGCTGTACGACATGGACAGAAATGGGATCCTAGACAGCACA GAAGTAGAAAAAATCATCCTGCAAATGATGAGAGTGGCTGAATATCTGGACTGGGATGTGTCTGAGCTGAGACCG ATCCTTCAGGAGATGATGAAAGAGATGGACCGGGATGGCAGTGGCTGTGTCTCCCTAGCTGAGTGGGTCCGGGCTGGGGCTACCACTGTGCCCCTGCTTGTCCTTCTGGGGATAGACATG ACTATGAAAGATGATGGACACCATATATGGAGACCCAAGAGATTCTCCAGACCGGTCTACTGCAACCTGTGCGAGTTGAGCATTGGCCTCGGCAAACAAGGCCTGAGCTGTAACC tctGTAAGTACATTGTTCATGACCACTGTGCCATGAAGGCCCAGCCTTGTGAAGTCAGCACCTATGCCAAGTCTCGGAAAGACATTGGTGTGAGTGACCCTATGCCTGCTCATTCCCACACTGCTAACCCCATCCTGGCCCTGGTCCCTATCCCCTTTCTGCCCTCATTGCTCTCCACACACGAGGTGCTCCCAGACAAgggctttcctctctcccctaaGGTCCAGCCACACGTATGGGTTCGAGGAGGCTGTCATTCTGGACGCTGCGACCGCTGTCAGAAAAAGATCCGGACCTACCACAGCCTAACGGGACTGCACTGCGTGTGGTGCCACCTGGAG ATCCACGATGACTGTCTGCAGGCTGTTGGTCCCGAGTGTGACTGTGGACTGCTCCGTGATCATATCCTGCCTCCGTGTTCCATCTACCCCAGGGTCCTG GTATCTGGACAGGAGTGCAAACAGAAGACCACAGATGTTACGAGCCTGTGCACCCCTGAGGCTTTTCGG ATTGAACCTGTTTCTAACACCCACCCCCTTCTGGTCTTCATCAATCCTAAGAGCGGAGGCAAGCAGGGGCAGAG CGTGCTTTGGAAGTTCCAGTACATTCTGAACCCTCGGCAGGTGTTTAACCTGAAGGATGGTCCGGAGCCAGG GCTCAGGTTTTTCAAAGACGTTCCTCAGTTCCGGGTGTTGGTGTGTGGTGGAGACGGCACCGTAGGCTGGATTCTAGAGACCATTG ACAAAGCCAACTTTCCCATTGTGCCTCCAGTCGCTGTGTTGCCCCTGGGCACTGGAAATGACCTGGCTCGGTGCCTAAGATGGGGAAGAG GTTATGAAGGTGAGAACTTGAGAAAGATTCTCAAGGATATAGAGATAAGTAAGGTGGTATATCTCGATCGATGGCTCCTGGAAGTGATACCCCAACAAAACGGAGAAAAGAGTGATCCAGTTCCCTCTCAAATCATCAATAACTACTTCTCCATTGGTGTG GATGCTTCCATTGCTCACCGGTTCCATCTCATGAGAGAGAAATACCCTGAGAAGTTCAATAGCAG AATGAAGAACAAGCTTTGGTACTTGGAGTTTGCCACATCGGAGTCCATCTTCTCAACGTGCAAAAAGCTGGAAGAGTCAGTGACCGTCGAG ATATGTGGGAAGCTGCTGGATCTGAGTGACCTGTCCCTCGAAGGCATTGCGGTATTGAATATCCCGAGCATGCATGGTGGCTCCAATCTCTGGGGTGACACCAAGAGACCTCACGGGGATACGTGTGGGATCAACCAGGCACTGGGCAGTGTGGCCAAAATAATCACAGACCCCGATATTCTCAAAACCTGTGTGCCAG ACATGAGTGACAAGCGGCTGGAAGTCGTAGGAATAGAGGGTGTGATTGAGATGGGTCAGATCTATACCAGGCTCAAGAGTGCTGGACACCGGCTGGCCAAGTGCTCCGAGATCACGTTCCA GACCACAAAAACCCTCCCTATGCAAGTTGATGGAGAACCCTGGATGCAAGCACCCTGTACAGTGAGTATTGTCTATGCCTGTAGAGGCTGGACCCTAAGGCTCCTGGAGCCTAAGTCTCCATTCTACAGCTTCTTTACTTCTCCCTGGCACCCCAGGTTTCCCTGTGCACCATTATTCCCAATCTCCGGTTTTCTCAGTAACCCCAGAAACTCATCCCGAACGCTAATGCTCTAA
- the Dgka gene encoding diacylglycerol kinase alpha isoform X6 gives MGSCLLRCAEAYPLKSKHKRLYNQVISAISLKQRRKMAKDKGLISPEDFAQLQKYIDYSTKSVSDVLKVFEMNKYCQGDEIGYLGFEQFLKMYLEVEEVPHHLCWTLFWSFHSSQDLDEETESKANVICLSDVYCYFTLLEGGSPEDKLELLGLRPTMPGLGMNSLALSHKLTQFLKHFTVTFKLYDMDRNGILDSTEVEKIILQMMRVAEYLDWDVSELRPILQEMMKEMDRDGSGCVSLAEWVRAGATTVPLLVLLGIDMTMKDDGHHIWRPKRFSRPVYCNLCELSIGLGKQGLSCNLCKYIVHDHCAMKAQPCEVSTYAKSRKDIGVQPHVWVRGGCHSGRCDRCQKKIRTYHSLTGLHCVWCHLEIHDDCLQAVGPECDCGLLRDHILPPCSIYPRVLVSGQECKQKTTDVTSLCTPEAFRIEPVSNTHPLLVFINPKSGGKQGQSVLWKFQYILNPRQVFNLKDGPEPGLRFFKDVPQFRVLVCGGDGTVGWILETIDKANFPIVPPVAVLPLGTGNDLARCLRWGRGYEGENLRKILKDIEISKVVYLDRWLLEVIPQQNGEKSDPVPSQIINNYFSIGVDASIAHRFHLMREKYPEKFNSRMKNKLWYLEFATSESIFSTCKKLEESVTVEICGKLLDLSDLSLEGIAVLNIPSMHGGSNLWGDTKRPHGDTCGINQALGSVAKIITDPDILKTCVPDMSDKRLEVVGIEGVIEMGQIYTRLKSAGHRLAKCSEITFQTTKTLPMQVDGEPWMQAPCTIKITHKNQMPMLMGPAPSSSNFFGFWS, from the exons ATGGGGTCCTGCCTTCTGAGGTGTGCTGAG GCTTACCCTCTGAAAAGCAAACATAAGAGGCTGTACAACCAGGTTATCTCTGCGATCAGCCTCAAGCAGAGAAGAAAGATGGCCAAAGACAAGGGCCTCATCAGCCCAGAAGACTTTGCCCAGCTGCAAAAGTACATAGACT ACTCCACCAAAAGTGTCAGCGATGTGCTGAAGGTCTTTGAGATGAACAAATATTGCCAAGGAGAT GAGATTGGGTACCTGGGATTTGAACAGTTCCTGAAAATGTATCTGGAAGTGGAGGAGGTTCCCCATCACCTATGCTGGACTCTGTTTTGGTCCTTCCATAGCAGTCAAGACTTGGATGAGGAGACTGAGTCAAAAG CCAATGTGATCTGTCTCAGTGACGTCTACTGCTACTTCACCCTCCTGGAAGGCGGCAGTCCGGAAGACAAGCTAGAGT tgctgggattacggcccaccatgcctggccttggGATGAATTCTTTGGCTCTCTCTCATAAACTGACCCAGTTCCTCAAACACTTCACAGTCACCTTCAAGCTGTACGACATGGACAGAAATGGGATCCTAGACAGCACA GAAGTAGAAAAAATCATCCTGCAAATGATGAGAGTGGCTGAATATCTGGACTGGGATGTGTCTGAGCTGAGACCG ATCCTTCAGGAGATGATGAAAGAGATGGACCGGGATGGCAGTGGCTGTGTCTCCCTAGCTGAGTGGGTCCGGGCTGGGGCTACCACTGTGCCCCTGCTTGTCCTTCTGGGGATAGACATG ACTATGAAAGATGATGGACACCATATATGGAGACCCAAGAGATTCTCCAGACCGGTCTACTGCAACCTGTGCGAGTTGAGCATTGGCCTCGGCAAACAAGGCCTGAGCTGTAACC tctGTAAGTACATTGTTCATGACCACTGTGCCATGAAGGCCCAGCCTTGTGAAGTCAGCACCTATGCCAAGTCTCGGAAAGACATTGGT GTCCAGCCACACGTATGGGTTCGAGGAGGCTGTCATTCTGGACGCTGCGACCGCTGTCAGAAAAAGATCCGGACCTACCACAGCCTAACGGGACTGCACTGCGTGTGGTGCCACCTGGAG ATCCACGATGACTGTCTGCAGGCTGTTGGTCCCGAGTGTGACTGTGGACTGCTCCGTGATCATATCCTGCCTCCGTGTTCCATCTACCCCAGGGTCCTG GTATCTGGACAGGAGTGCAAACAGAAGACCACAGATGTTACGAGCCTGTGCACCCCTGAGGCTTTTCGG ATTGAACCTGTTTCTAACACCCACCCCCTTCTGGTCTTCATCAATCCTAAGAGCGGAGGCAAGCAGGGGCAGAG CGTGCTTTGGAAGTTCCAGTACATTCTGAACCCTCGGCAGGTGTTTAACCTGAAGGATGGTCCGGAGCCAGG GCTCAGGTTTTTCAAAGACGTTCCTCAGTTCCGGGTGTTGGTGTGTGGTGGAGACGGCACCGTAGGCTGGATTCTAGAGACCATTG ACAAAGCCAACTTTCCCATTGTGCCTCCAGTCGCTGTGTTGCCCCTGGGCACTGGAAATGACCTGGCTCGGTGCCTAAGATGGGGAAGAG GTTATGAAGGTGAGAACTTGAGAAAGATTCTCAAGGATATAGAGATAAGTAAGGTGGTATATCTCGATCGATGGCTCCTGGAAGTGATACCCCAACAAAACGGAGAAAAGAGTGATCCAGTTCCCTCTCAAATCATCAATAACTACTTCTCCATTGGTGTG GATGCTTCCATTGCTCACCGGTTCCATCTCATGAGAGAGAAATACCCTGAGAAGTTCAATAGCAG AATGAAGAACAAGCTTTGGTACTTGGAGTTTGCCACATCGGAGTCCATCTTCTCAACGTGCAAAAAGCTGGAAGAGTCAGTGACCGTCGAG ATATGTGGGAAGCTGCTGGATCTGAGTGACCTGTCCCTCGAAGGCATTGCGGTATTGAATATCCCGAGCATGCATGGTGGCTCCAATCTCTGGGGTGACACCAAGAGACCTCACGGGGATACGTGTGGGATCAACCAGGCACTGGGCAGTGTGGCCAAAATAATCACAGACCCCGATATTCTCAAAACCTGTGTGCCAG ACATGAGTGACAAGCGGCTGGAAGTCGTAGGAATAGAGGGTGTGATTGAGATGGGTCAGATCTATACCAGGCTCAAGAGTGCTGGACACCGGCTGGCCAAGTGCTCCGAGATCACGTTCCA GACCACAAAAACCCTCCCTATGCAAGTTGATGGAGAACCCTGGATGCAAGCACCCTGTACA ATCAAGATCACCCATAAGAACCAGATGCCTATGCTAATGGGTCCGGCTCCCAGTTCCTCCAATTTCTTTGGCTTTTGGAGCTGA
- the Dgka gene encoding diacylglycerol kinase alpha isoform X3: protein MGSCLLRCAEAYPLKSKHKRLYNQVISAISLKQRRKMAKDKGLISPEDFAQLQKYIDYSTKSVSDVLKVFEMNKYCQGDEIGYLGFEQFLKMYLEVEEVPHHLCWTLFWSFHSSQDLDEETESKANVICLSDVYCYFTLLEGGSPEDKLEFTFKLYDMDRNGILDSTEVEKIILQMMRVAEYLDWDVSELRPILQEMMKEMDRDGSGCVSLAEWVRAGATTVPLLVLLGIDMTMKDDGHHIWRPKRFSRPVYCNLCELSIGLGKQGLSCNLCKYIVHDHCAMKAQPCEVSTYAKSRKDIGVSDPMPAHSHTANPILALVPIPFLPSLLSTHEVLPDKGFPLSPKVQPHVWVRGGCHSGRCDRCQKKIRTYHSLTGLHCVWCHLEIHDDCLQAVGPECDCGLLRDHILPPCSIYPRVLVSGQECKQKTTDVTSLCTPEAFRIEPVSNTHPLLVFINPKSGGKQGQSVLWKFQYILNPRQVFNLKDGPEPGLRFFKDVPQFRVLVCGGDGTVGWILETIDKANFPIVPPVAVLPLGTGNDLARCLRWGRGYEGENLRKILKDIEISKVVYLDRWLLEVIPQQNGEKSDPVPSQIINNYFSIGVDASIAHRFHLMREKYPEKFNSRMKNKLWYLEFATSESIFSTCKKLEESVTVEICGKLLDLSDLSLEGIAVLNIPSMHGGSNLWGDTKRPHGDTCGINQALGSVAKIITDPDILKTCVPDMSDKRLEVVGIEGVIEMGQIYTRLKSAGHRLAKCSEITFQTTKTLPMQVDGEPWMQAPCTVSIVYACRGWTLRLLEPKSPFYSFFTSPWHPRFPCAPLFPISGFLSNPRNSSRTLML, encoded by the exons ATGGGGTCCTGCCTTCTGAGGTGTGCTGAG GCTTACCCTCTGAAAAGCAAACATAAGAGGCTGTACAACCAGGTTATCTCTGCGATCAGCCTCAAGCAGAGAAGAAAGATGGCCAAAGACAAGGGCCTCATCAGCCCAGAAGACTTTGCCCAGCTGCAAAAGTACATAGACT ACTCCACCAAAAGTGTCAGCGATGTGCTGAAGGTCTTTGAGATGAACAAATATTGCCAAGGAGAT GAGATTGGGTACCTGGGATTTGAACAGTTCCTGAAAATGTATCTGGAAGTGGAGGAGGTTCCCCATCACCTATGCTGGACTCTGTTTTGGTCCTTCCATAGCAGTCAAGACTTGGATGAGGAGACTGAGTCAAAAG CCAATGTGATCTGTCTCAGTGACGTCTACTGCTACTTCACCCTCCTGGAAGGCGGCAGTCCGGAAGACAAGCTAGAGT TCACCTTCAAGCTGTACGACATGGACAGAAATGGGATCCTAGACAGCACA GAAGTAGAAAAAATCATCCTGCAAATGATGAGAGTGGCTGAATATCTGGACTGGGATGTGTCTGAGCTGAGACCG ATCCTTCAGGAGATGATGAAAGAGATGGACCGGGATGGCAGTGGCTGTGTCTCCCTAGCTGAGTGGGTCCGGGCTGGGGCTACCACTGTGCCCCTGCTTGTCCTTCTGGGGATAGACATG ACTATGAAAGATGATGGACACCATATATGGAGACCCAAGAGATTCTCCAGACCGGTCTACTGCAACCTGTGCGAGTTGAGCATTGGCCTCGGCAAACAAGGCCTGAGCTGTAACC tctGTAAGTACATTGTTCATGACCACTGTGCCATGAAGGCCCAGCCTTGTGAAGTCAGCACCTATGCCAAGTCTCGGAAAGACATTGGTGTGAGTGACCCTATGCCTGCTCATTCCCACACTGCTAACCCCATCCTGGCCCTGGTCCCTATCCCCTTTCTGCCCTCATTGCTCTCCACACACGAGGTGCTCCCAGACAAgggctttcctctctcccctaaGGTCCAGCCACACGTATGGGTTCGAGGAGGCTGTCATTCTGGACGCTGCGACCGCTGTCAGAAAAAGATCCGGACCTACCACAGCCTAACGGGACTGCACTGCGTGTGGTGCCACCTGGAG ATCCACGATGACTGTCTGCAGGCTGTTGGTCCCGAGTGTGACTGTGGACTGCTCCGTGATCATATCCTGCCTCCGTGTTCCATCTACCCCAGGGTCCTG GTATCTGGACAGGAGTGCAAACAGAAGACCACAGATGTTACGAGCCTGTGCACCCCTGAGGCTTTTCGG ATTGAACCTGTTTCTAACACCCACCCCCTTCTGGTCTTCATCAATCCTAAGAGCGGAGGCAAGCAGGGGCAGAG CGTGCTTTGGAAGTTCCAGTACATTCTGAACCCTCGGCAGGTGTTTAACCTGAAGGATGGTCCGGAGCCAGG GCTCAGGTTTTTCAAAGACGTTCCTCAGTTCCGGGTGTTGGTGTGTGGTGGAGACGGCACCGTAGGCTGGATTCTAGAGACCATTG ACAAAGCCAACTTTCCCATTGTGCCTCCAGTCGCTGTGTTGCCCCTGGGCACTGGAAATGACCTGGCTCGGTGCCTAAGATGGGGAAGAG GTTATGAAGGTGAGAACTTGAGAAAGATTCTCAAGGATATAGAGATAAGTAAGGTGGTATATCTCGATCGATGGCTCCTGGAAGTGATACCCCAACAAAACGGAGAAAAGAGTGATCCAGTTCCCTCTCAAATCATCAATAACTACTTCTCCATTGGTGTG GATGCTTCCATTGCTCACCGGTTCCATCTCATGAGAGAGAAATACCCTGAGAAGTTCAATAGCAG AATGAAGAACAAGCTTTGGTACTTGGAGTTTGCCACATCGGAGTCCATCTTCTCAACGTGCAAAAAGCTGGAAGAGTCAGTGACCGTCGAG ATATGTGGGAAGCTGCTGGATCTGAGTGACCTGTCCCTCGAAGGCATTGCGGTATTGAATATCCCGAGCATGCATGGTGGCTCCAATCTCTGGGGTGACACCAAGAGACCTCACGGGGATACGTGTGGGATCAACCAGGCACTGGGCAGTGTGGCCAAAATAATCACAGACCCCGATATTCTCAAAACCTGTGTGCCAG ACATGAGTGACAAGCGGCTGGAAGTCGTAGGAATAGAGGGTGTGATTGAGATGGGTCAGATCTATACCAGGCTCAAGAGTGCTGGACACCGGCTGGCCAAGTGCTCCGAGATCACGTTCCA GACCACAAAAACCCTCCCTATGCAAGTTGATGGAGAACCCTGGATGCAAGCACCCTGTACAGTGAGTATTGTCTATGCCTGTAGAGGCTGGACCCTAAGGCTCCTGGAGCCTAAGTCTCCATTCTACAGCTTCTTTACTTCTCCCTGGCACCCCAGGTTTCCCTGTGCACCATTATTCCCAATCTCCGGTTTTCTCAGTAACCCCAGAAACTCATCCCGAACGCTAATGCTCTAA
- the Dgka gene encoding diacylglycerol kinase alpha isoform X13, which produces MKAQPCEVSTYAKSRKDIGVSDPMPAHSHTANPILALVPIPFLPSLLSTHEVLPDKGFPLSPKVQPHVWVRGGCHSGRCDRCQKKIRTYHSLTGLHCVWCHLEIHDDCLQAVGPECDCGLLRDHILPPCSIYPRVLVSGQECKQKTTDVTSLCTPEAFRIEPVSNTHPLLVFINPKSGGKQGQSVLWKFQYILNPRQVFNLKDGPEPGLRFFKDVPQFRVLVCGGDGTVGWILETIDKANFPIVPPVAVLPLGTGNDLARCLRWGRGYEGENLRKILKDIEISKVVYLDRWLLEVIPQQNGEKSDPVPSQIINNYFSIGVDASIAHRFHLMREKYPEKFNSRMKNKLWYLEFATSESIFSTCKKLEESVTVEICGKLLDLSDLSLEGIAVLNIPSMHGGSNLWGDTKRPHGDTCGINQALGSVAKIITDPDILKTCVPDMSDKRLEVVGIEGVIEMGQIYTRLKSAGHRLAKCSEITFQTTKTLPMQVDGEPWMQAPCTVSIVYACRGWTLRLLEPKSPFYSFFTSPWHPRFPCAPLFPISGFLSNPRNSSRTLML; this is translated from the exons ATGAAGGCCCAGCCTTGTGAAGTCAGCACCTATGCCAAGTCTCGGAAAGACATTGGTGTGAGTGACCCTATGCCTGCTCATTCCCACACTGCTAACCCCATCCTGGCCCTGGTCCCTATCCCCTTTCTGCCCTCATTGCTCTCCACACACGAGGTGCTCCCAGACAAgggctttcctctctcccctaaGGTCCAGCCACACGTATGGGTTCGAGGAGGCTGTCATTCTGGACGCTGCGACCGCTGTCAGAAAAAGATCCGGACCTACCACAGCCTAACGGGACTGCACTGCGTGTGGTGCCACCTGGAG ATCCACGATGACTGTCTGCAGGCTGTTGGTCCCGAGTGTGACTGTGGACTGCTCCGTGATCATATCCTGCCTCCGTGTTCCATCTACCCCAGGGTCCTG GTATCTGGACAGGAGTGCAAACAGAAGACCACAGATGTTACGAGCCTGTGCACCCCTGAGGCTTTTCGG ATTGAACCTGTTTCTAACACCCACCCCCTTCTGGTCTTCATCAATCCTAAGAGCGGAGGCAAGCAGGGGCAGAG CGTGCTTTGGAAGTTCCAGTACATTCTGAACCCTCGGCAGGTGTTTAACCTGAAGGATGGTCCGGAGCCAGG GCTCAGGTTTTTCAAAGACGTTCCTCAGTTCCGGGTGTTGGTGTGTGGTGGAGACGGCACCGTAGGCTGGATTCTAGAGACCATTG ACAAAGCCAACTTTCCCATTGTGCCTCCAGTCGCTGTGTTGCCCCTGGGCACTGGAAATGACCTGGCTCGGTGCCTAAGATGGGGAAGAG GTTATGAAGGTGAGAACTTGAGAAAGATTCTCAAGGATATAGAGATAAGTAAGGTGGTATATCTCGATCGATGGCTCCTGGAAGTGATACCCCAACAAAACGGAGAAAAGAGTGATCCAGTTCCCTCTCAAATCATCAATAACTACTTCTCCATTGGTGTG GATGCTTCCATTGCTCACCGGTTCCATCTCATGAGAGAGAAATACCCTGAGAAGTTCAATAGCAG AATGAAGAACAAGCTTTGGTACTTGGAGTTTGCCACATCGGAGTCCATCTTCTCAACGTGCAAAAAGCTGGAAGAGTCAGTGACCGTCGAG ATATGTGGGAAGCTGCTGGATCTGAGTGACCTGTCCCTCGAAGGCATTGCGGTATTGAATATCCCGAGCATGCATGGTGGCTCCAATCTCTGGGGTGACACCAAGAGACCTCACGGGGATACGTGTGGGATCAACCAGGCACTGGGCAGTGTGGCCAAAATAATCACAGACCCCGATATTCTCAAAACCTGTGTGCCAG ACATGAGTGACAAGCGGCTGGAAGTCGTAGGAATAGAGGGTGTGATTGAGATGGGTCAGATCTATACCAGGCTCAAGAGTGCTGGACACCGGCTGGCCAAGTGCTCCGAGATCACGTTCCA GACCACAAAAACCCTCCCTATGCAAGTTGATGGAGAACCCTGGATGCAAGCACCCTGTACAGTGAGTATTGTCTATGCCTGTAGAGGCTGGACCCTAAGGCTCCTGGAGCCTAAGTCTCCATTCTACAGCTTCTTTACTTCTCCCTGGCACCCCAGGTTTCCCTGTGCACCATTATTCCCAATCTCCGGTTTTCTCAGTAACCCCAGAAACTCATCCCGAACGCTAATGCTCTAA